One stretch of Sander vitreus isolate 19-12246 chromosome 16, sanVit1, whole genome shotgun sequence DNA includes these proteins:
- the prkab1a gene encoding 5'-AMP-activated protein kinase subunit beta-1a, which translates to MGNTNSERAAMGQGEKAQRRDSRGTKDGGGPKILMDSPEDADIFHGDDMKAPLGKEEFLKWQQDLEADDKGPTLDRPTVFRWTGDGKEVYLSGSFNNWANKIPLIRSQNTFVAIVDLPEGEHQYKFYVDGQWTHDPAEPVVTSQLGTVNNIIQVKKTDFEVFDALMVDSQKCSDMSDLSSSPPGPYHQDAYVPKQEEKFKSPPILPPHLLQVILNKDTGISCDPALLPEPNHVMLNHLYALSIKDGVMVLSATHRYKKKYVTTLLYKPI; encoded by the exons ATGGGGAATACCAACAGTGAGAGGGCTGCCATGGGACAGGGGGAGAAGGCTCAGAGGAGGGACAGCCGAGGAACCAAGGACGGAGGGGGGCCAAAAATCCTGATGGACAGCCCAGAGGACGCAGATATTTTTCACGGTGATGACATGAAA GCGCCTTTAGGGAAAGAAGAGTTCCTTAAATGGCAGCAAGACTTAGAAGCAGATGACAAAGGGCCAACTCTAGACCGCCCCACAGTCTTTCGCTGGACTGGAGATGGCAAAGAGGTCTACCTCTCCGGATCCTTCAACAACTGGGCCAACAAGATTCCGCTTATTAGAAG TCAGAACACCTTTGTGGCCATTGTTGATCTACCTGAAGGGGAGCATCAGTACAAGTTTTATGTGGATGGCCAGTGGACCCACGACCCAGCTGAG CCAGTTGTTACCAGTCAGCTCGGAACAGTCAACAATATCATCCAGGTGAAGAAAACGGACTTTGAGGTGTTTGATGCTCTAATGGTGGACTCGCAGAAATGCTCCGACATGTCAG ACCTCTCCAGCTCTCCTCCCGGGCCCTATCACCAGGATGCCTATGTTCCTAAACAGGAAGAGAAGTTTAAGTCTCCACCCATACTCCCACCCCACCTGCTACAGGTCATCCTCAACAAAGACACTGGGATTTCT TGTGACCCTGCATTACTCCCAGAACCCAACCATGTCATGCTCAACCACCTCTACGCTCTTTCCATTAAG GATGGAGTGATGGTGCTCAGTGCGACACACCGCTACAAGAAGAAGTATGTCACCACCTTGCTATATAAGCCCATCTGA
- the LOC144531408 gene encoding phospholipase A2-like: protein MNSLQALVLLAAGLSVAHSLDYKALTQFRRMILCVLPDSWPVLDYTDYGCYCGKGGSGTPVDDLDRCCHVHDLCYSDAMQHPECWPILDNPYTEYYDYSCDKANKEVTCGNKNNECEMFICECDRKAAECFAVSPWNPEHEHLPSDRCQ from the exons ATGAACAGCCTACAGGCTCTAGTTCTCTTGGCTGCAGGCCTCTCTGTCG CCCATTCATTAGACTACAAGGCACTCACCCAGTTTAGAAGGATGATCCTGTGTGTGCTGCCTGATAGCTGGCCTGTTTTGGACTACACCGACTACGGCTGCTATTGTGGAAAGGGAGGCTCCGGCACACCTGTGGATGATCTGGACAG GTGCTGCCATGTGCATGACCTGTGTTACTCTGATGCAATGCAACACCCTGAGTGCTGGCCCATCCTCGACAACCCGTACACAGAGTATTATGACTACAGCTGTGACAAGGCAAACAAGGAGGTCACCTGTGGCA ACAAAAACAACGAATGCGAGATGTTCATCTGTGAGTGTGACAGGAAGGCCGCCGAGTGCTTTGCCGTATCACCTTGGAACCCTGAGCACGAGCACCTGCCGAGCGACCGCTGTCAGTAA
- the LOC144531385 gene encoding phospholipase A2-like: protein MILCVLPDSWPLFDYADYGCYCGKGGSGTPVDDLDRCCQVHDQCFNDAMQHPECWPILDNPYTEYYDYSCDKANKEVTCGNKNKECEMFICECDRKAAECFAVSPWNPEHEHLPSDRCQ from the exons ATGATCCTGTGTGTGCTGCCTGATAGTTGGCCTCTTTTTGACTACGCTGACTACGGCTGCTATTGTGGAAAGGGAGGCTCCGGCACACCTGTGGATGATCTGGACAG GTGCTGCCAAGTGCATGATCAGTGTTTCAATGATGCAATGCAACACCCTGAGTGCTGGCCCATCCTCGACAACCCGTACACAGAGTATTATGACTACAGCTGCGACAAGGCAAACAAGGAGGTCACCTGTGGCA acaaaaacaaagaatgcGAGATGTTCATCTGCGAGTGTGACAGGAAGGCCGCCGAGTGCTTTGCCGTATCACCTTGGAACCCTGAGCACGAGCACCTGCCCAGCGACCGCTGTCAGTAA
- the ppp1r3c2a gene encoding protein phosphatase 1 regulatory subunit 3C-B, with amino-acid sequence MNCARVLHAFGSHPPPAVMPVDLAKCLSLSKRQPLYQLLSTSPLKPTQRRYRPANCLPRTGLHSLQPSFSSPFASSSSLPSSPVSSEPRSCFRRDSNGLNKKHVIFADAKGLALTAVRLFIPEDSSPVSTLVMKPSLAQLQGQQLTSNKLQRYKLRLGFPQPTLDFKAFLARLRDMRVQLERCNVSEHSLSGKVRVSHVGIDKAVHVRVTFDSWQSHHDIPCTFLQQQRYGGCDIDVFAFDLSLPKNIDPNERVEFCVSLTPGPGSTPHWDDNMGQNYRVCVEKDGSDGYQGNTYRCYPTLSHHRAQSWPSHVSLRMQNSADLQLQRSLSSRVRTEWNTLCSTKPCVETSPLNTAMKICK; translated from the exons ATGAATTGTGCAAG AGTTCTCCATGCCTTCGGGAGTCACCCACCGCCAGCTGTGATGCCAGTTGACCTCGCCAagtgtctgagcctcagcaagcGTCAACCTCTTTATCAGCTGCTGTCCACGTCTCCTCTGAAACCCACACAGCGTCGTTATCGGCCAGCCAACTGCCTGCCGAGGACCGGCCTTCACTCTCTGCAGccctccttctcttcccccTTCGCTTCATCCTCATCGCTGCCCTCCTCCCCTGTGTCCTCAGAACCTCGGAGCTGTTTCCGCAGGGACAGCAATGGCCTGAACAAGAAGCATGTGATCTTCGCAGACGCTAAGGGATTGGCCCTCACTGCTGTACGGCTATTTATCCCTGAGGACTCTTCCCCTGTTTCCACTCTGGTGATGAAACCCTCCCTTGCCCAACTGCAAGGCCAACAGCTGACCTCAAACAAACTGCAGCGTTACAAGTTGCGCCTGGGTTTCCCTCAGCCAACACTTGACTTCAAAGCCTTCCTTGCACGTCTGCGAGACATGCGTGTACAGTTGGAGAGATGCAACGTTTCCGAGCACTCCTTGAGTGGCAAAGTGCGTGTCTCCCATGTCGGTATCGACAAGGCTGTGCATGTGAGGGTGACTTTTGACTCTTGGCAGAGCCACCATGACATCCCCTGCacattcctgcagcagcagcgctATGGGGGTTGTGATATCGACGTTTTTGCTTTTGACTTAAGCTTACCGAAGAACATAGATCCGAATGAGCGAGTCGAGTTTTGTGTGTCCTTAACGCCTGGACCTGGCTCAACGCCACACTGGGACGACAACATGGGGCAGAATTACAGGGTGTGTGTGGAAAAAGATGGATCGGATGGTTACCAAGGCAACACTTACCGTTGTTACCCCACACTTTCACACCATCGGGCACAATCGTGGCCTTCACATGTGTCCCTCAGGATGCAGAACTCTGCTGATCTACAACTTCAGAGGAGTTTGTCAAGCAGAGTCAGAACAGAGTGGAACACTCTGTGTTCAACAAAGCCCTGTGTTGAAACTAGCCCTCTCAACACAGCTatgaaaatatgcaaataa